Proteins from a single region of Candidatus Saccharibacteria bacterium:
- a CDS encoding VIT family protein → MKLTKTDTSKPRQYPEHHATPNNKMNQLRAAVLGANDGIVSIAGLVVGVAGATNSQTVILMSGIAGVVAGALSMAAGEYVSVSSQRDTERALIAQEREEHAHFPDEEQKELAKIYEEKGLSQQTAALVAKELSDHDAIGAHLDAEHGLDPDNLTSPWHAAVASALSFLAGAAIPIAAVVIPPEPLRVPLAFVAVIFALMLTGSLSAYVGGASKTRATLRVVAGGMIAMIVTYGIGNLVGLTI, encoded by the coding sequence ATGAAACTGACAAAAACCGATACTTCAAAACCTCGCCAATATCCAGAGCATCATGCAACTCCAAACAATAAAATGAACCAGCTGCGTGCCGCGGTGCTTGGCGCAAACGACGGTATTGTCTCGATTGCCGGACTTGTTGTGGGTGTTGCGGGGGCTACCAATTCGCAAACAGTTATTCTTATGTCGGGTATTGCCGGCGTTGTTGCGGGCGCGCTATCTATGGCGGCGGGCGAGTACGTTTCGGTTAGTAGTCAGCGCGATACTGAAAGGGCGCTAATCGCCCAGGAGCGCGAAGAGCATGCGCATTTTCCCGACGAAGAACAAAAAGAACTTGCAAAAATCTACGAAGAAAAGGGACTTTCGCAGCAAACTGCAGCACTGGTTGCAAAAGAACTCTCAGATCACGACGCAATCGGCGCTCACCTCGACGCCGAGCATGGGCTCGATCCAGACAATCTTACTAGCCCTTGGCATGCAGCAGTTGCATCGGCGCTCTCGTTTCTTGCCGGCGCCGCGATTCCTATTGCCGCGGTCGTTATTCCGCCCGAACCACTTCGGGTTCCACTGGCGTTCGTAGCTGTTATTTTTGCCCTCATGCTAACAGGTAGTCTTAGCGCCTATGTTGGCGGCGCAAGCAAAACCCGCGCTACGCTTCGGGTGGTTGCCGGTGGCATGATTGCCATGATTGTAACATATGGCATTGGTAATCTCGTAGGGCTCACAATTTAG
- a CDS encoding NUDIX hydrolase, with the protein MSEKTSLGIINHKTSTRKTDYLYRISIKGYVRNSIGEVLVVKESGRDWWDLPGGGMDHSENIRLAIAREMKEEVNLEGDFTYKILHVDEPAYLKAHDFWQVRLIFAVKPELMQFSAGEDGDEVAFIDPMTFEKSESEVERRIYRYAKLMN; encoded by the coding sequence ATGTCTGAAAAAACTTCTCTAGGTATTATCAATCATAAAACTTCAACGCGAAAAACTGATTATCTGTATAGGATCTCGATAAAGGGCTATGTGCGTAATAGTATTGGCGAGGTCCTTGTCGTAAAGGAATCTGGGCGCGATTGGTGGGATTTACCGGGCGGCGGTATGGATCATAGCGAGAACATTCGCTTGGCGATCGCTCGAGAAATGAAAGAAGAGGTAAATCTTGAAGGTGATTTTACGTACAAAATACTTCATGTCGATGAACCGGCGTACCTAAAGGCGCACGATTTTTGGCAGGTCCGATTGATATTTGCAGTAAAGCCAGAGCTGATGCAATTTAGCGCTGGTGAAGATGGCGACGAGGTAGCATTTATTGATCCTATGACTTTTGAAAAGTCGGAGTCGGAGGTTGAGCGTCGAATCTATCGTTACGCGAAACTTATGAACTAG
- a CDS encoding DUF2277 domain-containing protein — protein sequence MCRNIKPLFNFDPPATDEEIHASALQFVRKVSGFHEPSQVNEAAFNQGIADVAAACKKLLDSLETNADPKNREEEAHKAKERNEKRFGTGA from the coding sequence ATGTGCCGAAATATAAAACCACTTTTCAATTTTGACCCACCCGCAACCGACGAGGAAATTCACGCATCTGCCTTGCAGTTCGTACGCAAGGTGAGTGGCTTTCACGAGCCGTCGCAGGTAAACGAAGCCGCCTTTAATCAAGGAATCGCAGATGTCGCAGCAGCATGCAAAAAACTACTCGATTCACTAGAGACGAATGCCGATCCTAAAAACAGGGAAGAAGAAGCACACAAGGCAAAAGAACGGAACGAAAAGCGTTTTGGAACCGGAGCCTAG